One window of the Leptotrichia massiliensis genome contains the following:
- a CDS encoding type I restriction-modification system subunit M, which yields MNKQQLATKIWESANKMRSKIEANEYKDYILGFIFYKFLSEKEVKYLKNNDWTDEYLPELKEEDKETVTSIQKNLGYFISYENLFSTWLSKGKDFSVQDVRDALSAFSRLINPTHKKVFDGIFDTLQTGLSKLGDSAASQSKSISDLIYLIKDIPMDGKQGYDVLGFIYEYLIEKFAANAGKKAGEFYTPHEVSLLMSEIVAEHLKNREKIEIFDPTSGSASLLINIGKSASKYIEGKNKIKYYAQELKQNTYNLTRMNLVMRGIEADNIVTRNGDTLEDDWPYFDENDPTQTYNPLYVDAVVSNPPYSQSWNSSDKETDPRYAGYGLAPKGKADYAFLLHDLYHIKPDGIMNIVLPHGVLFRGGEEGQIRKNLIENNKIDAIIGLPANIFYGTGIPTIVMVLKQKRDNTDVLIIDASRGFVKEGKNNKLRASDIKKIVDVVNCRETKEKFSRVVSRDEIRRNDYNLNIPRYVDSSEKAESWDIYASMFGGLPISEINDLNEYWTAFPTLKTALLEKTSGEYSRIVVTDIKKAVKEHECVQAFEQSFKNAFGNFDDYLYNKLIAKMDTLSISKTEEVLSLDIFARLKDIPLVDKYEAYQLLDDDWTKIAIDLEIIQTEGFESTKVVDPNMVVKKKGNLEQEVQEGWKGRIIPFDLVQNTLLLDEKQEIQKKENRLSEITSKYEELFDMLTEEEKDADYVNEDSFVFAEVKKALKNKDIEVETKEKLKEVEALNTEEKELKSEVKKESALLEEKTKETIESLSDEQVRQLLKEKWIHPLIKNLMQLPDRIVSELVAKLEALAKKYETTFAEIESQIEETEKELSLMIDELEAGEFDMRGLYEFKKLLGGE from the coding sequence ATGAATAAGCAACAGTTAGCCACAAAAATTTGGGAGTCTGCAAATAAAATGCGTTCCAAAATAGAGGCGAACGAATATAAGGACTATATTTTAGGCTTTATATTCTATAAATTCCTTTCTGAAAAGGAAGTAAAGTATTTAAAAAACAATGACTGGACAGATGAATATCTTCCAGAATTAAAAGAGGAAGATAAAGAGACGGTTACCAGCATACAGAAAAATTTAGGATACTTTATATCTTATGAAAATTTATTTTCAACTTGGCTTTCTAAAGGCAAAGATTTTAGCGTTCAGGATGTTCGTGATGCTCTGTCTGCATTTAGTCGTCTAATCAACCCTACTCACAAGAAAGTATTTGATGGTATTTTCGACACATTACAAACAGGACTTAGTAAATTAGGTGATAGTGCAGCTTCGCAGTCAAAATCCATCAGTGATCTTATCTATCTTATCAAAGATATTCCAATGGACGGTAAACAAGGATATGATGTGCTGGGATTTATTTATGAATATTTAATAGAAAAATTTGCAGCTAATGCAGGAAAAAAAGCCGGTGAGTTCTATACGCCTCACGAAGTATCCCTTCTTATGTCCGAAATTGTTGCTGAACATCTGAAAAACAGAGAGAAAATTGAGATTTTTGATCCTACAAGCGGTTCAGCCTCACTTCTTATTAACATAGGGAAGAGTGCATCCAAGTATATCGAAGGAAAAAATAAAATAAAATATTATGCTCAAGAGCTAAAACAAAATACTTATAACCTCACTCGTATGAATTTGGTTATGCGTGGCATTGAAGCAGACAATATTGTCACTCGAAATGGAGATACCTTGGAAGATGATTGGCCGTACTTTGATGAAAATGATCCTACCCAAACATATAATCCTCTTTATGTAGATGCGGTTGTATCAAATCCTCCTTATTCTCAAAGTTGGAATTCTTCAGATAAAGAAACAGATCCTCGTTATGCCGGATATGGACTTGCTCCAAAGGGAAAGGCGGATTATGCTTTCTTGCTTCATGACCTCTATCACATTAAACCGGACGGTATTATGAATATTGTTCTTCCACATGGTGTTTTATTCCGTGGTGGAGAGGAAGGTCAAATCCGTAAGAATTTAATTGAGAATAATAAAATTGATGCAATCATCGGACTTCCTGCAAATATCTTTTACGGCACAGGAATTCCGACAATTGTAATGGTTTTAAAGCAAAAAAGAGACAATACCGATGTGCTTATTATTGATGCCTCAAGAGGATTTGTAAAAGAAGGAAAGAATAACAAGTTAAGAGCATCTGATATTAAGAAAATCGTTGATGTTGTAAATTGTAGAGAAACAAAAGAAAAATTCTCACGAGTTGTCAGTCGTGATGAAATTAGAAGAAACGACTACAATCTTAATATTCCAAGATATGTTGATTCTTCCGAAAAGGCAGAGTCTTGGGATATTTATGCTTCCATGTTTGGAGGGCTGCCTATTTCAGAAATTAATGATTTGAACGAGTATTGGACAGCATTTCCAACTCTTAAAACGGCTCTTTTAGAAAAAACATCAGGAGAGTACTCAAGGATTGTTGTTACAGATATAAAAAAAGCAGTTAAGGAACATGAATGTGTACAGGCATTTGAACAAAGTTTCAAAAATGCTTTTGGAAATTTTGACGACTATTTGTATAACAAATTGATTGCGAAAATGGATACACTCAGTATTTCAAAGACAGAGGAAGTTTTATCCTTAGATATTTTTGCAAGATTAAAAGATATTCCTCTTGTAGATAAGTATGAAGCATATCAATTACTTGATGATGATTGGACTAAAATTGCCATAGACTTAGAAATTATTCAGACAGAAGGTTTTGAATCAACAAAAGTTGTTGACCCTAATATGGTAGTCAAAAAGAAAGGAAATTTAGAACAGGAAGTACAGGAGGGTTGGAAAGGACGCATTATTCCTTTTGACCTTGTACAAAATACACTACTTTTAGATGAAAAACAGGAGATACAGAAAAAAGAAAACAGGCTGTCTGAAATTACTTCCAAGTATGAAGAACTTTTTGATATGCTTACCGAAGAAGAAAAAGATGCAGACTATGTAAATGAGGATAGCTTTGTATTTGCAGAAGTTAAGAAAGCACTAAAAAATAAGGATATTGAAGTAGAAACAAAGGAAAAATTAAAAGAAGTAGAAGCATTAAACACAGAAGAAAAGGAATTAAAGTCGGAAGTTAAAAAAGAAAGTGCATTATTAGAAGAAAAAACAAAGGAAACTATAGAAAGTCTATCTGATGAACAGGTAAGGCAGCTACTTAAGGAAAAATGGATACATCCACTTATCAAGAATTTAATGCAGCTTCCTGACAGAATTGTTTCTGAATTGGTAGCAAAACTTGAAGCACTTGCAAAAAAATATGAAACTACATTTGCTGAAATTGAGAGTCAAATCGAAGAAACGGAAAAAGAACTCTCTTTAATGATTGATGAATTGGAAGCCGGTGAGTTCGATATGCGAGGTCTCTATGAGTTCAAAAAGCTTCTTGGAGGTGAATAA
- a CDS encoding restriction endonuclease subunit S — MNWKPVSSICEVSMSSKSFLEVNKMAENTKKPAIRFAGFTEAWEQRKLGDVVGIYDGVHQTPKYQDNGIMFLSVENIATLQSSKYISEDDFKRDYKVYPQENDILMTRIGDVGTTNVIADNALKAYYVSLALLKYKSTNPYFLSNAIQSDYVKKGLANRTLKTAIPMKINKDEIGKVDVMLPTSVKEQTKIGEYFRNINNLITLHQREYEKLTSVKKSMLEKMFPKNGSNVPEIRFKGFTEAWEQCKLSELTENIDTGKSKFVSKDSGNYEILGSTSIIGFDDHYDYEGDFLLTARVGVNAGNLYRHAGKVKISDNTVFIQGSHIDFLYYLLEKFDLKRLSFGTGQPLVKASELRALSLTVPSDDQEKEVIGDYFKRLDNLITLHQRKLEKLKNIKKSMLEKMFI; from the coding sequence ATGAATTGGAAGCCGGTGAGTTCGATATGCGAGGTCTCTATGAGTTCAAAAAGCTTCTTGGAGGTGAATAAAATGGCAGAAAATACAAAAAAACCAGCCATTAGATTTGCCGGATTTACAGAAGCTTGGGAACAGCGTAAGTTGGGGGATGTTGTTGGAATATATGACGGTGTGCATCAAACTCCAAAATATCAAGACAATGGAATAATGTTTTTATCAGTAGAAAACATTGCAACTTTACAATCTTCAAAATATATTTCTGAAGATGATTTTAAGCGAGATTATAAAGTTTACCCACAAGAAAATGATATTTTAATGACAAGAATTGGTGATGTGGGAACAACAAATGTAATAGCTGATAATGCCTTAAAAGCATACTATGTCAGCCTTGCGTTATTAAAATATAAGAGTACAAATCCTTACTTTTTGAGTAATGCAATTCAATCTGATTATGTAAAGAAAGGATTGGCAAATAGAACCTTAAAAACAGCAATTCCGATGAAAATTAATAAAGATGAAATTGGAAAAGTTGATGTTATGTTGCCTACATCAGTTAAGGAACAAACCAAAATCGGCGAGTATTTCCGCAACATCAACAACCTTATCACCCTTCATCAGCGTGAGTATGAAAAATTGACCAGTGTAAAAAAATCTATGCTTGAAAAAATGTTTCCGAAAAATGGTTCAAATGTACCGGAAATTCGTTTTAAGGGTTTTACTGAAGCTTGGGAACAGTGTAAGCTATCGGAGCTAACAGAAAATATTGATACAGGTAAGAGCAAATTTGTTTCTAAGGATTCGGGAAATTATGAAATTCTCGGTTCGACATCTATTATTGGATTTGACGATCACTATGATTATGAAGGAGACTTTTTATTAACGGCAAGAGTTGGAGTAAATGCGGGCAATTTATATAGACATGCTGGTAAGGTTAAAATAAGTGATAATACTGTATTTATACAGGGTTCGCATATAGATTTCCTATACTACTTATTAGAGAAGTTTGATTTAAAAAGGCTTTCTTTTGGAACAGGACAGCCACTTGTGAAGGCGAGCGAATTAAGGGCATTAAGCCTAACGGTTCCAAGTGATGACCAAGAGAAAGAAGTGATAGGTGATTATTTTAAAAGACTCGACAACCTTATCACCCTTCATCAGCGTAAGCTGGAAAAATTGAAAAATATCAAGAAATCTATGCTTGAAAAGATGTTTATTTAG
- a CDS encoding type I restriction endonuclease subunit R, with product MVFNKESDFEEALIKILSEKGWEKEVLKNYSEKDLLRNWANILFENNRNIDRLNDYPLTDSEMQQILEQIEALRTPLKLNGFINGKSVSIVRDNPDDKLHFGKEVSLKIYDRLEIAAGQSRYQIVQQPKFPTKSKLLNDRRGDLMLLINGMPVIHIELKRSGIPVSQAYHQIEKYSREGIFTGLFSLVQIFVAMEPKEAVYFANPGPDGKFNQDYYFHWADFNNEPINEWNKVASTLLSIPMAHQLIGFYTVADDSDGVLKVMRSYQYFAASAISDKVAKGKWEGNSQLGGYVWHTTGSGKTMTSFKSAQLIASSKDADKVIFLMDRIELGTQSLKEYRGFADENEDVQATENTNVLISKLKSYDPADTLIVTSIQKMSNIKDEVGGLNARDIEMIGDKRIVFIVDEAHRSTFGDMLITIKNTFPKAMFFGFTGTPIQDENQKKKNTTTTVFGNELHRYSIADGIRDKNVLGFDPYKVLTFKDKDVRKVVALEKAKAKTEEEAISDPTKSKIYYKYMDANQVPMVGNFDNKGNYIKGIEDYIPNVQYQTEEHTKTVVKDIADNWLTLSRGSKFHAIFATSSIPEAINYYRLMKSELSHLKITALFDSSIDNNGGVQFKEDGLVEIIEDYNSLYGQDFTIPTFHKMKKDIASRLAHKKPYKRIENEPEKQIDLLIVVDQMLTGFDSKWINTLYMDKMLRYENIIQAFSRTNRLFGPDKPFGTIRYYRRPHTMESNINAAVKLYSGDRPLGLFAQHLIENLKEMNRLFKNIFDIFEGAGVSNFERLPADIDACKKFAKDFKEFNEFLEAAKIQGFKWNISSYQDDTTAENIDVAIDEKTYLILVLRYKELTGGGSTLGDDDVPYDLDGYITEIDTGLIDSDYMNSRFDKYIKLLNGNGASMEDIEKAETELHKTFAMLTQEEQKYANIFLHDIQRGDVEITSGKTLWDYINEYLLKAKNDQIHRVSVHLGVDEDKLRAIMSLKLVESNLNEFGRYDELKQTVDKKKAKDYFEKIEGIKIIPPKVMMKADILLREFILSGGFDIESPLNEV from the coding sequence ATGGTTTTTAATAAAGAGTCAGATTTTGAAGAGGCTTTAATTAAAATCTTATCCGAGAAGGGTTGGGAAAAAGAAGTCCTGAAAAACTACTCTGAAAAAGATTTGCTTAGGAATTGGGCAAATATTCTTTTTGAAAATAATAGAAACATTGATAGATTAAATGATTATCCTCTGACCGACAGCGAGATGCAACAAATATTAGAGCAGATTGAAGCACTCAGAACACCATTAAAATTAAACGGATTTATCAATGGTAAAAGTGTTTCTATCGTTAGAGATAACCCTGATGATAAGTTGCACTTCGGCAAAGAGGTTAGTCTTAAAATATATGATCGCCTTGAAATTGCAGCAGGTCAAAGTAGATACCAGATTGTACAACAACCGAAATTTCCTACCAAGTCAAAACTGCTCAATGATCGTCGTGGAGATTTGATGCTTCTTATAAACGGTATGCCTGTGATTCATATTGAACTAAAAAGAAGTGGTATACCGGTAAGTCAAGCTTATCATCAAATTGAAAAATACTCTCGAGAGGGTATTTTTACAGGACTATTTTCACTTGTCCAGATTTTTGTTGCAATGGAACCGAAAGAAGCAGTATATTTTGCAAATCCAGGTCCTGACGGCAAGTTCAATCAAGATTATTATTTTCATTGGGCTGACTTTAATAACGAGCCAATAAATGAATGGAATAAAGTAGCATCAACACTTCTTTCTATTCCTATGGCTCACCAGCTCATCGGATTTTATACAGTTGCCGATGATTCTGATGGTGTTCTCAAGGTAATGCGAAGTTATCAGTATTTTGCGGCAAGTGCTATTTCAGATAAGGTTGCTAAGGGAAAATGGGAAGGCAATAGTCAGCTCGGAGGCTATGTATGGCATACGACAGGATCAGGAAAGACAATGACGAGCTTCAAATCGGCACAGCTTATTGCCAGCTCAAAAGATGCAGATAAAGTAATTTTTTTAATGGATAGAATTGAACTTGGGACGCAATCTCTTAAAGAATATCGGGGATTTGCTGATGAAAATGAGGATGTTCAGGCGACAGAAAATACGAATGTACTTATAAGCAAACTTAAAAGCTATGATCCTGCTGATACATTGATTGTTACCTCTATTCAGAAAATGAGCAATATAAAAGATGAAGTAGGTGGACTAAATGCCAGAGATATTGAGATGATAGGCGATAAACGAATTGTGTTTATTGTTGATGAAGCTCATCGTTCAACATTTGGGGATATGCTCATTACAATTAAAAACACTTTTCCTAAGGCAATGTTTTTTGGCTTTACAGGAACACCTATTCAAGATGAGAATCAGAAAAAGAAAAATACCACGACAACGGTTTTTGGCAATGAGTTGCATAGGTACAGCATTGCGGATGGAATAAGAGATAAGAATGTGCTGGGATTTGATCCCTATAAAGTGTTAACCTTTAAAGATAAAGATGTTCGTAAAGTTGTAGCACTTGAAAAAGCCAAAGCAAAAACTGAAGAGGAAGCAATTTCTGATCCTACTAAAAGCAAAATATATTATAAGTATATGGATGCCAATCAAGTACCAATGGTGGGAAACTTTGATAATAAAGGAAATTACATTAAGGGTATAGAAGATTATATCCCTAATGTTCAGTATCAAACAGAAGAACATACTAAAACTGTTGTAAAGGATATAGCGGATAATTGGTTGACGCTGAGCAGAGGAAGTAAATTTCATGCTATATTTGCTACAAGCAGTATACCGGAAGCGATTAACTATTATCGTTTGATGAAAAGCGAGCTTTCACACCTTAAAATCACAGCACTATTTGATTCAAGCATTGATAATAATGGAGGTGTCCAGTTTAAAGAGGATGGGCTTGTAGAGATTATTGAGGATTATAACTCGCTTTACGGGCAGGATTTTACCATTCCTACCTTCCATAAAATGAAAAAGGATATTGCTTCCCGTTTAGCACATAAGAAACCTTATAAAAGAATTGAAAACGAACCCGAGAAACAAATTGATTTGCTGATTGTAGTTGATCAAATGCTTACAGGCTTTGACTCGAAATGGATTAATACTTTATATATGGATAAGATGTTGCGTTATGAGAATATCATTCAGGCATTTTCCCGCACAAATAGGCTGTTTGGACCGGATAAGCCATTTGGTACAATCAGATATTATCGAAGACCACATACAATGGAGAGCAATATAAACGCTGCCGTAAAGCTCTATTCAGGAGATAGACCACTCGGGTTATTTGCCCAACATCTTATAGAAAATCTAAAGGAAATGAATCGGCTTTTCAAAAATATTTTTGATATTTTCGAAGGTGCAGGAGTTTCAAATTTTGAAAGATTGCCGGCAGATATAGACGCTTGTAAAAAATTTGCAAAAGATTTCAAAGAGTTTAATGAATTTTTAGAAGCTGCAAAAATTCAGGGATTTAAATGGAATATATCTTCTTATCAAGACGACACAACGGCAGAAAACATTGATGTGGCAATTGATGAAAAGACTTACCTGATTTTAGTTCTTCGTTATAAAGAATTGACAGGAGGAGGTTCTACTCTCGGCGATGATGATGTACCGTATGATTTGGACGGATATATTACAGAAATCGACACCGGCTTGATTGATTCAGATTATATGAACTCCAGGTTTGATAAATATATTAAATTATTAAATGGAAATGGAGCAAGTATGGAGGATATTGAAAAGGCTGAGACTGAGCTCCATAAGACCTTTGCAATGCTAACACAAGAGGAACAGAAATACGCAAATATATTCCTGCACGACATTCAAAGGGGGGATGTTGAAATTACTTCAGGGAAAACGCTGTGGGATTATATCAATGAGTATTTATTAAAAGCGAAGAATGACCAAATTCACCGTGTTTCTGTCCATCTTGGAGTGGACGAAGATAAGCTAAGAGCTATTATGAGCTTAAAGCTTGTTGAAAGCAATTTAAACGAGTTCGGTAGATACGATGAATTGAAGCAGACTGTAGATAAGAAGAAGGCAAAAGATTATTTTGAAAAGATTGAAGGAATAAAAATAATACCGCCAAAAGTTATGATGAAGGCTGATATATTGCTTCGTGAATTTATTCTAAGTGGAGGATTTGACATCGAATCACCATTGAATGAAGTATAA
- a CDS encoding DUF3990 domain-containing protein, producing MDKLILFHGTPDKIVVPTYGKGEEKHDYGQGFYLTESIDLAKEWAVCRPNEKNGWVHKYQLDTAGLKILDFQDKGVLAWLAELMKHRDAADSKRYRMLAKKFIEKYGVDTKEYDVIRGWRANASYFYIAKEFVRDNIDMDILEELLSFGGLGIQYCIKSKLAYSKLHELDDGLMAVQYAEFNEKYNQRDITARQKMRELVDSDANSVTKVFSTLFKE from the coding sequence ATGGATAAGTTGATCTTATTTCATGGCACTCCTGACAAAATCGTAGTACCGACATACGGCAAGGGCGAAGAAAAGCATGACTACGGTCAAGGGTTTTACTTGACCGAAAGTATAGACCTTGCTAAAGAATGGGCAGTTTGTAGGCCGAATGAGAAAAACGGATGGGTTCATAAGTATCAGCTTGATACTGCCGGACTTAAAATCTTGGATTTTCAAGATAAAGGCGTTTTGGCTTGGCTGGCTGAACTGATGAAGCATAGGGATGCTGCCGACTCAAAGCGTTACCGTATGCTTGCAAAGAAGTTTATAGAAAAATACGGCGTAGACACTAAAGAATATGATGTTATCAGAGGATGGCGAGCAAATGCCTCTTATTTCTACATTGCAAAGGAATTTGTAAGAGACAATATTGATATGGATATTCTTGAAGAACTGCTTTCTTTTGGCGGTTTGGGTATTCAGTATTGTATTAAGTCCAAGCTTGCTTATTCTAAGCTGCATGAGTTAGATGATGGCTTAATGGCGGTTCAGTATGCTGAATTTAACGAAAAGTATAATCAGCGGGACATTACTGCAAGACAGAAAATGAGAGAACTTGTAGACTCAGATGCCAATAGTGTAACTAAGGTTTTCAGTACGCTTTTTAAGGAGTGA
- a CDS encoding helix-turn-helix domain-containing protein, translating into MAVSYKKLWHILLDRDMKKKELEALAGLSHYAMSKMSRDENVTTEVLGKVCAALDCKIEDIIDFLPDEK; encoded by the coding sequence ATGGCTGTTAGTTATAAAAAACTTTGGCATATTCTTCTTGATAGAGATATGAAGAAAAAGGAGTTGGAAGCTTTGGCAGGTCTTAGCCATTATGCAATGAGCAAGATGAGTAGAGATGAAAATGTAACAACTGAAGTTCTCGGTAAGGTTTGTGCTGCACTTGATTGCAAGATTGAGGATATCATTGATTTTCTTCCGGATGAAAAATAA
- a CDS encoding NADAR family protein, whose translation MSVVCFHNPNEENGYLSNWYLSPFTVEKKNFSSMEQFMMYQKAICFGDEAVAKNILSTDDTSQIKALGRQVKNYDEHIWNGIRQIVVYEGLLAKFLQNKDLKDRLKSTGEAILAECAVKDLIWGVGLSMKDPNRLDKTKWKGQNLLGYTLMMVRECL comes from the coding sequence ATGAGTGTTGTATGTTTTCACAATCCAAATGAAGAAAATGGTTATTTAAGTAATTGGTATCTATCGCCATTTACAGTAGAGAAGAAAAATTTTTCATCAATGGAACAATTCATGATGTATCAAAAAGCGATTTGCTTTGGCGATGAAGCAGTAGCTAAAAATATACTTTCCACTGATGATACCTCCCAAATCAAGGCACTTGGAAGACAAGTAAAAAATTATGATGAGCATATATGGAATGGCATTAGGCAAATTGTCGTTTATGAAGGACTTTTGGCAAAATTCTTACAGAATAAGGATTTAAAAGATAGACTTAAATCTACTGGAGAAGCTATATTAGCAGAATGTGCTGTAAAAGACCTAATTTGGGGTGTGGGATTATCAATGAAAGATCCTAACAGGCTTGATAAAACAAAATGGAAAGGGCAAAATTTGCTTGGATATACACTTATGATGGTGCGGGAATGTTTATAA